Part of the Cicer arietinum cultivar CDC Frontier isolate Library 1 unplaced genomic scaffold, Cicar.CDCFrontier_v2.0 Ca_scaffold_6166_v2.0, whole genome shotgun sequence genome is shown below.
GTGAATTCAGTCTATAGATTACAAGTCCACAGTCGTCTGCTCTGAAATACAAATCACCAGTTCCTCTCGTACCATCTTTTTCAAAATGAAAACCATTAAGGTAAAGAGTTCCCATGTCTTCTATCCctataaaaatttgattattcCAAGGACCACTTCGCCAATACGGCCGAGTCTCATTCCAAATGATAACTTCCGAAATAGTCAGGCGTTCGACGCTTAAAGAGAAGTTTCCAACGGACAGATCAGAAGGTGTTTTCCATGATGTAAGTTTTACTTTCTCACTACTTCTTTTGTAGCTTGTAAGTTTCATGTTTGGTAATATTACATTTGTTGGATGGTTGAAACTCTCCCATATACTGTTTCCTGTTAATGTTTCACAGAAGACAAGGTTTCCATCATCTGAAAGTTGGAAACTAGAATTTGTTGTAACGTTGGGAACATTTGA
Proteins encoded:
- the LOC113783974 gene encoding G-type lectin S-receptor-like serine/threonine-protein kinase B120 — protein: MIKDHETLTSNSGNFTLGFFTPQNSTNRYVGIWCKTQDFVVWVANRNQPLINNSSGVVTISNDGNLVLLNGQKNVLWSSNVPNVTTNSSFQLSDDGNLVFCETLTGNSIWESFNHPTNVILPNMKLTSYKRSSEKVKLTSWKTPSDLSVGNFSLSVERLTISEVIIWNETRPYWRSGPWNNQIFIGIEDMGTLYLNGFHFEKDGTRGTGDLYFRADDCGL